The Paraburkholderia sprentiae WSM5005 genomic interval GCTGGTCTACACCTCCGGCACGACGGGTGTGCCGAAGGCCGCCGTCGTCTCGCATTTGAACTTCGCGTACGGTGCGGAAATCTGGCATCGCTGGATCAGCTTGCCGGATGGAGCTCCCGTGCTCGGTATGGCGCCGCTGTTCCACATCACGGGGCTGATGGCGCATCTTGGCCTGTGCTGGGCCGCAGCCTCTCCGGTCATTCTTTGTATGCGCTTTCATCCGCAAGTGGCGGCCGATGCAGCCACGGAGTGGAGCGCGCGGTTTGTCGTCGGGGCTATCACTGCCTTCATCGCAATGCTGAACCATCCAGACATCACCCGCGAGCACCTGGCGTCGCTAACGAATGTGTACACCGGTGGGGCGCCTGTGCCAGCGACAGTGGTAGACGACTTCGAGCGCAAATTCGGTCAGAGGATCAGGAACTGTTACGGCCTAACCGAGAGCACCTCGCTGGCAATCGGGATTCCGCCGACGGCGACCGCTCCCATCGGTGCGCTTGGTTCGATCTCTATAGGCGTTCCCGTTTGGGACACAGACGTATGCATCGTCGGAGATGACGGTGACCCTGTGCCCCATGAAGAGGTTGGTGAGATACGGATCAGGGGTCCCCAAATCGTCTCGGGCTATTGGCAACGCGAACAGGAGACGGGCGAGACCTTCCGTGGCGGCTGGCTCTGCACCGGTGATGTCGGGTATATGGATTCGAATGGCTGGGTCTTCGTTGTTGACAGAAAGAAGGATGTGATCATCGCTTCCGGTTACAAGGTATGGCCGAAAGAAGTCGAGGATGTCATCTACGGACATCCGGCGATCCGGGAGGTGGCTGTGGTCGGTGCGCAGGACCCGTACCGGGGCGAGACGGTGAAGGCCGTCGTCAGCCTGAAACCCGGATTCTCCCTTGAACCGGAGGAACTCATCGCCTACTGCAAGGAGCGCATGGCGGCTTACAAGTATCCTCGTATCGTCGAGGTCATCTCCGATCTGCCGAAGACGGTAACTGGCAAGATCCTGCGGAGGGAATTGCGATGAACTCAACCCAAAAAAGGCCGTCCGACGTCGTACGTTTTGAGGCGCGCGAAACACTAGGCGTGGTGCTGATCGATTCTCCGCCCTTGAATGTGCTCACCGGGCAGGTCATCGCTGGACTTGCCGATGCCTTGGATGCCTTCGAGCGCGACCGATCACTTCGGGCACTTGTTGTCTGTTGCGCGGGGCGGACATTTGTCGTAGGCGGCGACCTGCACGCGCTGGATTCGGCGGAGTTCACGTCCGCACCTTATAACCACATCCTTGCCCGCCTGGAGTCCTGTGATCGGCCTGTGTTCTGTGCCCTGCATGGCAATGTACTGGGCGGGGGACTCGAGCTTGCGCTGGCGTGTCACTACAGAGTCGCGCTGGTCGATACCCGTTTGGGCCTGCCGGAGATCAAGATCGGTGTGCTCCCTGGCTCTTTGGGAACTCAGAGGTTGCCCCGGCTTATTCCGGCTCAGGACGCTATCTCGATGATGTTAAGCGGTCAAGCTATCGACGCGAGGGCGGCATTCAAGAGCGGCCTGATCGATTTGATTGACGAGGTACATCCCAACGCTCTGGAATCCGGCGTGCGGTTTGCGGAAGCGCAGCTTTCCAGGGGCGCGGGCGCTCGCCCTACGCGGGCTCTCCCGGTCAAGGCGGAAGGTCTTCCGCGCGACTACTTCACAAAAAAACTGGCAGAAGCGGAGAAGTCCCCGGTTCCCGCCGCGCGCGCGATCGTTGAGTGCGTCCAGGTGGCGGTGGAAGATAGCTTCGATGTCGGGGAGCAACTCGAGGCGTTGCGCTTCGACCAATGCCGCAGGTCGAAGCAGTCTACCGCGATGCGACATGTGTTCTTTGCCGAGCGTGAGGCGCGGCAGGTTCCAGGAATTGGAGCAGGCACCGACCAGAGGGTGCTCCGCAAGATAGGAGTGGTTGGGGCCGGTACCATGGGAGCCGGCATTGCGATGAACTTCATGAACATCGGCATACCAACAGTCCTCCTCGAAACACGACAGGAATTGCTGGACAAGGGTCTCGCAAACATTCGCGCCACCTACAATTCCGGCGTAAAGAAAGGTCGGCTCGATGAAACGACCGCCCGCCGACGCCTTGAGTGTTTGGAGGGCACGTTGCAAGAGGGCGATCTGGCGGACTGCGATCTTGTCATTGAGGCCGTGTTCGAGGATCTTGAGCTCAAGCAATCGCTCATGCGGCGGCTGGGCCGCATCTGCAGGCAAGGGGCGATCCTCGCCACAAATACTTCCACACTTGATGTCGACGCGATCGCACTGGCAAGCGGAAGAGCGTCTGACGTCGTTGGATTGCACTTCTTCAGTCCCGCACATGTCATGCGGCTGCTAGAGGTAGTACGGGGTGCCCGCACATCGCCTGACGTACTCGCCACCACCGTGGCGCTTGCCGGGCGGCTCGGAAAGGTACCGGTGGTTAGCGGTGTCTGCTACGGATTCGTTGGTAACCGCATGGCAGAGCCCTACATGCGTGAAGCCGAGTTCCTGCTTTTGGAAGGCGCCACGCCGCAACAGATCGACGACGCGGTGCAAGATGTTTTGCGGCTTGGCATGGCAATGGGGCCGTGTCGCATGCTTGACCTGGCGGGCATTGATGTTGGTGCGAAGACGCTGATCGAACTGGGCAAACAAGGCGGGCTCCCGCCGGACCCATCCTATAGGGTTGTTTGCCAGCAGCTCTTTCGCGACGGGCGTTGGGGGCAGAAGACAGGCAGCGGCTACTACCGCTATGTGGGGCGCGCTCGTGAGCCCGAACCGCTCACTTCTGACGTATGTGAGATATTGGCAAATGAGTTCGATATCCGCCGTGGGCGCACAATCAGCGATGGGGAAATCTGTGAGCGCCTGATGCTGCCACTGATAAACGAGGGGTTCAGGATCCTGGAAGAGGAAATTGCAATGCGCCCGGGTGACATTGACGTGGTCTGGACCGCGGGCTACGGGTTCCCGGCTCACCGTGGTGGTCCGATGTGGATGGCAAACGCATGGGGCCTGCCTAACGTGCTTGATCGTATCCAGCACTATCAACGCACATTAGGAAATCGCTTCGGATATTGGACACCGGCGAAACTTCTCGTGGAGCTTGCACAGCAGGGTGCCACGATCAATCGTCTCGCGGCCTCCAAAGCGGGGGTGGCATGAGCGAAGCCAATGCCGCGGTCAGGCTGGATATCGACGGTCCGGTTTTGATCATTACACTGTCCAGGCCAAAGGTTTTGAACGCAGTCAACACTGAAATGTCGAAAGAGCTCTCGGCTGCGATCCGGGAACTGGACCATCGGTCGGATTTGAGGGTGGGGGTCATTACAGGAGCGGGGGGAAATTTCTGCGCCGGGATGGACTTGAAGGCGTTCGCTCAGGGCGAGCGGCCGTTCCTGGAGGAAGGAGGGTTTGCCGGACTGGTAGAAAAGCTTCCGACCAAGCCCCTCATTGCTGCGGTCGAAGGCTACGCCCTCGCGGGCGGCTTCGAAATCGTGTTGTCCTGCGACATGCTGGTTGCTTCGCGTAATGCGCAGTTTGGCCTGCCAGAAGTTCGGCGTGGATTGATCGCGGCTGCGGGGGGGCTGTTGCGTTTGCCACGCCTTATCGCTCGGAATCTTGCGATGGAGCTCGCGCTCACGGGGCGCAACCTGACTGCAGAAGAGGCATGGGAAGCGGGACTTTTGAATCGGCTGGTAGATGTCGGAGGGGCGCTTCCCGCGGCGCTCGACGTTGCGCGTATTGTCGCATCGGGTGCGCCGATGTCGGTCGCGACCAGCAAGAACCTGATATTGCACGGAAGGACGTGGGCCGAGTCGGATATGTTCGATCGCCAGAAGCCTGCAGCCGATGCAGTACTCGCATCGCAGGACGCGATCGAGGGTGCCCGTGCATTCGTGCAGAAGCGCGAACCTGTGTGGGTTGGACGTTAGCAGCTGACAGCCGACACCAGGAACCGGTGCGTAATGTGCATTTCGCTCGGGTCTTCTACGTCGGTTCGTTGTTGCAATCGAGCCTTTTCGGTGCCTCGATATGGTGCTGATCTTCAGCGACAGCACCTGACCGTGGGGACGACGTTCCGCCGGTCCCCGGTGCGTCCGCTGCGTCCCGGGACCGCCGCACGCTGTTGCGGCAGGCACTACGGCGAGACGGCAGCTACGCCTCGCTCGTCATAGGCTGGCCTTCGGGTGTCAGCGTCAGCAACAACTTTAGGGCTTCCCCATGCTGGTGTTTGGGCGGCCTCGATCCTTCCCATACCCGTGCGGCGAAAGCCCGGCCATGGGCATCAGGGGCGCGCCGTTTGCAACCGGCTGAGGCCCGGTGTGTTATCCGGTGGTGCTCGACCTGGTCAGCAGGCCTATCGTCGATAAGCGACGTCAGTCCATCCGTATATGAACTGACACTATGCGCATTGGGTATCGTGTAGCTGTAGCGGCGCAACGAGGGCGTGATCCAAGCGGGTCGTCCGCAACTGGCGTTCCCGCAGACATTGCTCGATGCGATAGTAACTCGTGCGCATCGTCGCGGTGACGACTGATCAGAGAGCATTTTCGAGTGAAGTGAATCGCCCCGCGTGAAACACCAATGGTGCACCATCCCGGCTTGCCGTGCGCACAACTCGACCAACGAAGAGCAGGTGATCGCCTGCGTCCCGGCAGTCATCATGCGCACAGACGAGCGTTGCGATCGCCCCATCAATAACTGGGACGCATTCGGGTGCTTCGATTAATGCCACGTCGATAAACTTGTCTGCAACGCCGGAGCTGGCAAAACGACGCGCCAAATGCTCGTGGTCGCACGAAAGAAAATTAATCGCAAAATGGGAGCAGTGGCGAAACGCTGCAAGATTCGGCGAATGGTTGTCGAGGCTCCAGAGAATGAGTGGTGGTTCGAGCGAGAGCGTGGCGAAGGAATTGATGGTCAAGCCGACGGAGCGCCTCTCGGGCGTGCGCGTGGTAACGATGGCCACGCCCGTTGGGTAAGTGCCGAAGAGCTTGCGCAACGCTCGTGGTTCAGGTTCAGCGTTTGACCACATTGAAGTCGAAGTCGCATTACAGACCTCGGGAGTGCTGCAGCTCGGCATATGATGTCCCTTAAACTATGGCCCATGCGGCCTGTTGTCGCCCAGCAGGGCTTGCACTCTGCCTCGTTAAAACGGCTCAGAGATGATTCAAGTCATCTCATCGGAGGCGTCCCGCGCTGGCTGTTCCGCCTGAATGCCCTCAAGCTTGAACTGGCCGACCAGTTTCGCAAGTCTGCCTGTTCGGTCCTTCAGTGAGCTGGCTGCTGCCGAAGCCCTTTCGACGAGTGCTGCGTTCCTTTGCGTGACCTGGTCCCCGAGCTCGTCGGTCGAAGTGCCTCGACGCGTACATAGCATCCCTGATGTGAGCTGAAGTGCCTGAACTCGATGACTCGAACTGGCATCGCGGGATTCGGTGCAAGCCAATTTTCGACCATCAAACGCAGATTTTCCTGAGCTAGCCATCGGCTGTTCCTTCATTTCCGTTGATCGGCACCCTATGAGCGTAGCCGCGATGCAACTTGTGCGACAGAGAATCGAATCCTTCGCACAGTTCTTCGAAGGCGTCAGGACAAACCGGCGCCAGCCTTGCATAACCTTTGTACTACAAACTTTTAACTCAAGCCTTCACAAGCGAGAACGCGGTGAAGACGCAAATCTGGTGCGCCGTTTTCAACTACGTGCTGATTGCCATCGTCAACAACGACTTTCAACGCGATGCCTCGCTCTACACCTTTACAGATTCTTTCGGCATGTGTGTTCGAGAATTCGGAGATCTCGCGCGCTTTGCGGCCCGATCGATCACTCCCGCAAATGCCGCAATCTAACCATCTGAACTTGTTCGAAACTTAACCGGACACCACTGATTGAACATACTGTTTAAGGCGGGCCTTCGATTCAAGCCGGATTTGACCACGAATAGGAGCGTAGGACGAGAAACAGCATCGGCTTTACGCTTTTCGCACGCCTGTGATCACCGCATAGTCCATGCTTGCGATGAACGTGCCGTCGGTTGCGCGATTGTGGCGCTCAAGGATCGTGATATAGCCTTCTCTAAACGTTTGACGCTGTGGCGCGGTAAGACGCGTGAGGAGCCCACGGATGTTGGGGTTCCAGCGCGAGACGTGGCCGAACGATGCTGCGGCCGACGGAAAGCAGGTGTCGGTGCTTTGATAGCGCACGCGCACAAGGTCGAACCATGGATTCAGCAGCGCTCCGGCGCGTGGCCCATGCGACCAGGCGTAATGCGGGTGCTCGGGGCGACCCGGGGGCTTCACGAGCTCCTGAACCATTTCATACACCTGCGCAGGGATGCTCTGCGCGGTATAGGCGGTCAGCGCGATGACGCCGCCTGGTCGCACGACGCGCGCCAGTTCGCACGCTGCGGCCTCCTGATCAGGCAGGAACACGAGACCGAGCGTCGAAAGCGCAACGTCGAAACTGCCGTCGGCAAACGGTATTGCGCGGGCATCGGCGCTTTGGAAATCGATGCCGTCCAGCGCCTCGGCCTCAGCGCGCCGGCGCGCACGCGCAAGCGAGGTTTCGTCGATGTCAACCGCGGTCACCTGTGCGCGCCGGCGCGCCGCGGCAAGCGCGGCGTGCCCGGTACCGCAGGCAATGTCGAGCACTCGTGTGCCGGCGGAAAAGCCTAGCTCCGCGATCAGTCGCTCTGTCGCGAGCGCTTGTTCAGTGGCGAGCTGTTGATAGTCATCATCGGGGTCGGCGGCGCTGAACGGCTGCGTCACAATGGTTCTCCGGTGGAAATCAAAGAAAAAAGCAGGGCGGTATCAGCGGGCGGTGGCCTGGCTGTACTTCTCGAGGAGCCCTGCCCGGTGGCCTCGAAGGACCGCAGTAGTGGTGGCGAGCTCGTCGACCAGATCCACCAGCTTGTCGTACTGTGGTGACGGTTTCATGCGGCCATCGGCGTCGAACGCCTCCTGCACCATTGGTACGCACAGCTGACTTGGCGTCACGAACATGCCGAGCCATCGCCCCACTGTGGCCAGCGCGCCCGATGTGTTATAGCTGGGGCCGGCCCCGCAGACCTGCACGGTAGCGAGCGGCTTGGCCGCAAACAGGGGAGTGCCCTTGATCGCTGGCGGACAGCTGTCGAGCTGATTCTTGATAATCGCGGAGAAGGTGCCGTAATTCTCCGGGCTGCACCACAGCTGTCCCTCGGACCACAAGACTGCCTCATGCAGTTCCTTCACCTTCTCGTGGTCTGCGGGCACGGTCCCGGGCACCGGAAGTCCCACGGGGTCGAAGACGCGAACGTCGCCGCCCAGATGGCGCAACAGCCGTGCGGCCTCCTCAACCAGCAGGTGGCTGAATGAGCCTGACCGGGCCGAACCGTAGAGCAAAAGGAAGCGCGCAGGGTTGCTATCAGGCGTGCGGGCGGGCAATCGTGCCTGGTCCAAGGCGGGCAGGTTGGTAGTCATGAGTTCTCCTCCGAATCGGCAGCTTTCAGCTGGGTTAAATGTCGAGCGTTAGCGAAGGGCTCTTCGAGCCAGAGCAGCAGATCATCATCTTCCTGCCCATGGCGCGTTCGGCATCGCTCAATATTAGATCGCGGTGATCAGGCGTCCCTGCGAGGACGCGGGTTTCGCAGGCGCCACACACCCCCTGCTCACAAGAAAAAGCGACGTCAAAGCCCTCACGCTGTAGCGTTTCCAGAATTGTCTTGCCAGGTTCTACGCGAAGAATCCGGCCGCTTTTCGCAAGATGGAGGTCAAAGCAACCATCCTTGGCGACCGAAACGTCACCTTTGAAATATTCGAAATGGACGTGTGCGTCGTCTATCGTAAGGTCCCGGCAAGTGGCCCGGAACGAGTCGAGCATTCCGCCGGGGCCGCAGCAATAAACGTGGTCGTTCGGCGCGAGCGCGCCGATTACTGCGGCGAGGTCCAGCAATGTGCCACCCGGTTCATGGTCGACGTTCAGTATCACCTCTCCCGCACCGGCTGCAGCCAGCGCCTGAAGCTCATCGAGCAGCGCTGCGCGCTCGCGGGTGCGTACACAATAGTGCAGTCGCCACGGCCGTGCTATATCGTTCAGCCGTGCCGCCATCGGCACGAAGGGGGTGACGCCGATGCCCCCTGCTACAAATACCGAGAGGTTCGCTGTTTCGTCCAACGGAAAGTTATTGCACGCTGCCCCAATGCCAATCAACGCGCCGGGACGCAGCTGATCGGCGAGAAAAACAGAGCCGCCCGTGCTGGCTGCATCGCGCGCAACGGTAATCCGATAGCCTTTGTCACTGTAGATTCGTGACAATGAATAACTGCGCATTAGCCCATTCGGTAGATGGACGTCAATGTGCGAACCGGGCTCGAACGGCGGGAGGGGAGCGCTATCCGTTGCCGCCAGATACAACGAGAAGACATCGGTGGCTTCCCAGGCAATACTTTGCACCCGCATGATGCGAACTGATTCGGTCATACCATCTCTACTTGATAGAAGGGCGCACCACGTCCGGTTGTTAGCCGGGGTCGGTGTTAAACGAGCGAATGAAACGGCTTTTCGCCGAACATCTCGAACGAAACGTCGCTGCTATTACGTTGACCAGCAAGTGACGCGTGCTGGTAGACGGGATCGCTGCCCTCCATGATCCGTGCCCAATCGACCACCTTGTCGCGCCGGACGATACGCCATCGGCTTTCACGTTTCTCGAAGATGTCGATGTACCGAGAGGCGATGATCAGATCCTTCATGTCATCGCCCATCGGGGTCAGATGCCGGCCGATTTCGTATGACTCCACACGTGCGCGATCGCCCTCCAGGTCGATCAGAATGTTGCCGATCAAATGCTGGACATGCTCGGTCTTCTGCTGGATCGCCAGCGCGGCCTGCAACCATTCGCCGAAATCGACTGCCTCGGGGGTGCCCCACCGGATCCTGGCGTCCGAAAAGAAGCCGGAGGCGAGGAGCTCCGCGTCGATCCGGTCCATTCCGCGGTTAATCCGGTAGAGGCAGGTTCGGATGTCCTCACGCGCGACGAGCTCATTCACTCGTTGTGTAAGCGCGTCAATGCGTGATTGCTGTTCAGTGTTGGGCATGCTTGTCTCCTTCTGTTGATTTGCCTTGATGCGTGTCCGTCTCTGTGACAGACTATAGCTAATCTTGTCCAACTGAGCAAGATAGTGGCGTCAAATTCAGTTTGTAGAACGGTCCAGCACATGTGTGATGTTGCGGCTGCCGGTTGACGGAAAATCAAGGAGACAGCGTTGATGAATATAAAAGGCAAGGTTGCAATCGTCACTGGTGGCGGCAGAGGAATCGGTCGAGCACATGCGCTCGCGCTTGCCCGTGCAGGGGCTAGCGTCGTCGTTAATGACATCGGTAAGGAATTCAGCGGCGAGGGGGAGGCGAGCGCCGCACCAGCAGAGGCCGTGGCCGCAGGGATTCTGCGTGATGGCGGATCTGCCGTCGCGAACGCCACTGACATCTCGGACTGGGACGCTGTTGGTGGACTTGTCGAAGCCACGCTGGCTGCCTTTGGGCGTCTGGACATCGTTGTAAATAACGCCGGGATCACGCGCGGCGTGCCTATCGCAAAGGCGACGCGAAAGGACTGGGAGCAGACGATTGCCGTCAACCTCAACGGCGCCGCGGCACTGACCCACTGGGCGGCTGCATATTGGGCCGGGCAAGAGCCTGAGGCGGGGCGCCGGATTATCAATACGACTTCAGGTATGGGGTTGACGCCGATGCCCGGCGATTCGGCGTATTCCGCTTCCAAGGCGGCCCTCGCGATGCTGACGATGTGCAGCGCGATGGAGCTGGCGCCTCTGGGGGTGCGCGTCAACGGAGTTGCTCCTGTCGCCCGCACGCGAATCAGCGAGAGCGTGGCTGCTGATCTGATGAAACCGGTTACCGCGGGGTTCGATCGCATGTCGCCTGATCACGTCGCAGCGCTGGTAGCTTATCTCGCGTCATCTAACTGCCGCTTCACTGGACGCATGCTGGGCGTTATTGGCGACGATGTCACGCTGTTCGACGGCTGGTCGGTGAGCCGCGATTTGAATAACGGTGAGCAGGACTGGTCCCCTGACGGGTTGGCCACTGCTTTGGCAGAGTTGCCGCTGGTGCAAGAAGGACTCACACAAGGCCTGAAGGCGACGATGCCTTATCCATTTCCGCCGCCCTCCGTCCTTGAGGCGCTCGCCGCTGTCGAAAAGGCTTGAGGTTCCGTACACTTTTCAGGATCTACGACATGACGAATTTTGGGACCGAGCAGGTGCCCGGCGAGTGTCGTCGAGCACTTTCCGTTGACATATTCAAACCTGGGACTACGAATGGAGTCGGAGTCATCCTACTTCATGGCGGCGGCTGGGCGTCGGGCGATCGGCGGATGATGCACGGGTACGCTGAAGTTCTGGCGAAGACGGGGTTCGTTGTGCTCGCGGCCGAATACCGCCTGCTTCATGAGGCGCCGTGGCCCAGCCAGATCGAGGATGTGCGCGACATGGTGCGATGGGCACGCGCGCAAAGCAGCCGGTTGGGAATCGACCCGGACAAGATTGCGTTACAGGGTTATTCGGCAGGTGCGCACATCGCGCTGATGGTCGCGGGCACGCAGTCCGGCTCCGGCAACGAGGGCGCTGTTCCCGGCAATCCGTCGGGAGCGCAGGTGGCGGCGGTCGTCTCATTTTTCGCGCCGGCGCGCCTTGCAACGGATCCTGTCGCCATGGAACGCCCTCCGCTCGCGTTGCTTCTGCAGGGCGGCGGCGAGGAGGCGGCGCGCGCGGCGAGCCCAATCCATTTTGTTAACTCGCGTTTTCCCAGCACTCTCATCCTTGGGGGCATGGCGGATTACATGCAGCCCCTCGACGCCGGGATGGATCTGCTGAGCGCATTCGTCGATGCGGGAGCAGAGGTCGAGTTCCACTACCTTCATTCACAGCGGCACGAGTTCGCAATGACCCCGGCGATGATCGATGGAGTGATGGCGGAAGTTGCGTTCTTCTATCGTCGCACGCTGATCGATCGCGCTGCTCTGGAGGCTGAGGCGCGGGCGATAAATCCGTTCGCGCGTGCATCCAGTCAGCGGGAATTCGTGCAAATGATGGCCGTAGCGCAGCCACGCTGAGTGGGGTGGAACAACGCGGGGAGGAACGCAGGCAATGCACGCGTTCCCCCCGCGTCTTTCTTTTTCCCAAGGCTTCGCTGAGGACTGCACCTTCACGGTATTCAAGCGCTGGCCTTCGGGCCGCGAGGCACTGTCATTTCAGCTTGGGGTGCGATGACCGTTTGGAAGCACTTCGCACTCGCCGATCGTATAGTCTCGTGTGAACGGTACCGACTACGTGGATTGGCGGTGGTTGACAAGGACGTTCCGACTGAGGGTGCCGGCTTCGCTATCGAGGGCGGGCATGCCGCCTCGACCTTCACACCTGGCGTGAAGCCCTACTGGGTGGACCGTTTGCGTGCAACCCGGGCAGAGGACGGCTTTGCTGTTGACGGCCGGAAAAAGAGGCTCAAGCAAAGTTCTACGTGCCGCTCGATGAAGTCCTTATCGAACGGCGATACGCCGACATGATGCTCGATCTCTGGTGCCAGTCCAAAGATTCGCGTCGCCGCGCCGATGAACAGAAAGTGCAGGTGTGCTGGGTCGCCGTCAACGAAGCGACCGGCGGCCTGGAGCTGTCGGATAAGATCAAGCGTGTACTCGAGGTCCTGTGAGCGGATCCGGTTAAGCAGCCAGTGCAGACGATTTGACTGCCCGGCGACCTCGTACGAAAACAACCAGCCGAGCTCTGGTCTTGCGCCTGACATCCGTATGAAGTCGCCGTAAACGGCACGCAGGACGACTTCCGGATCGCTACCCTTTAACTGATCAACCGTTCGCACAAACTGATCATGCAACTCGCCGAGCGCGAGCTCCATTACCGCCTGCCAGACGGCTAGCTTCGTCTCATAGTGGTAGATGACGAGTCCGTGCGGCACCCCTGCGCGGTCCGCTATTGAGCGCGTCGTAGCGCCATCGAAGCCCTGCGTCGCGAACTCTCGAAGCGCTGCGTCGAGGATTTTGCGACGCGTTGCTACCGCGCGACCCTGGCGACGGCGGACATTGACCATGTCGTCGTCTGCTGAGTCGACCTCAGCAGATGTCGAGGGTTCGGGGATGGTGCTTGTGACAGCCTGTTTCGTTGTTCTGCGCATGCTCTGATCCTATGGTACGAGCCTCCTTTGTTCGTGCGACTCGTTCTCGTATCCCCACCGGCCACTTCACTTCGTGCTGCGTGGCTGCGTCCTGGTGAACCGTTCTGGCTTGCTTCGTCGATGCTCGACATCCTTGCGCCAACCTGTCGCGTTGGTTCAGTTCGTGCAACTTCGTTGCTGAACTTCTGCAGCTGGACCAATGGTATCCCTTAACCAGTTTGCGCTGACATACCGCTTTCTCAGCAAGGGCGCACGCGGGATCGATTCCGACGAACCTGGTCGACGGCCTATCCCAGCTAAACGGCCGCTCAATGCCTTTGCCATGGCTGACTGGCTAAGTCTCTCGCTGAGGGCGAGTTATCCGGCGACGCGTTGTCCATTGCCTGCCAGACGGGGGCTCCGCCCCAGCACGTGGCGAGGCATCGGACGACGATGGTGGAAGCTATTTCAACGGCATCTCAGAGCCGTGAGTATATCGCCCGCCCGCTCATGGGTATGGAAAGTATCTAGTGCAAATGGACAATATAACTTGTAGCATCCGTTCTCAGTTGACATGAACTACTCGCGTCGACTGTGGGGGCGTACGCGAGCTCGGAGGGAGCTGCCGCTCGACGTGGTGAAGACCGCCGGCCTGTTTCGGCAAGATGGAGACATTGAATGATCAAACCTTGGCTTTTCGAATTTTTTCGCGCGCCGACCGAAAAGGGCGTATTAATCCAGAGTCCGCGCGCTGGAGTGACGCCTGCGGACGTAGCGGACGAATTTGCGAGTTTCTGGGCGATGTGGACCCGCGCCGAAGGCTATGGCTTCGAAGGCATCTTCTTTAGCGAGCACCATTTTG includes:
- a CDS encoding nuclear transport factor 2 family protein, encoding MPNTEQQSRIDALTQRVNELVAREDIRTCLYRINRGMDRIDAELLASGFFSDARIRWGTPEAVDFGEWLQAALAIQQKTEHVQHLIGNILIDLEGDRARVESYEIGRHLTPMGDDMKDLIIASRYIDIFEKRESRWRIVRRDKVVDWARIMEGSDPVYQHASLAGQRNSSDVSFEMFGEKPFHSLV
- a CDS encoding SDR family NAD(P)-dependent oxidoreductase, producing MNIKGKVAIVTGGGRGIGRAHALALARAGASVVVNDIGKEFSGEGEASAAPAEAVAAGILRDGGSAVANATDISDWDAVGGLVEATLAAFGRLDIVVNNAGITRGVPIAKATRKDWEQTIAVNLNGAAALTHWAAAYWAGQEPEAGRRIINTTSGMGLTPMPGDSAYSASKAALAMLTMCSAMELAPLGVRVNGVAPVARTRISESVAADLMKPVTAGFDRMSPDHVAALVAYLASSNCRFTGRMLGVIGDDVTLFDGWSVSRDLNNGEQDWSPDGLATALAELPLVQEGLTQGLKATMPYPFPPPSVLEALAAVEKA
- a CDS encoding alpha/beta hydrolase; translation: MTNFGTEQVPGECRRALSVDIFKPGTTNGVGVILLHGGGWASGDRRMMHGYAEVLAKTGFVVLAAEYRLLHEAPWPSQIEDVRDMVRWARAQSSRLGIDPDKIALQGYSAGAHIALMVAGTQSGSGNEGAVPGNPSGAQVAAVVSFFAPARLATDPVAMERPPLALLLQGGGEEAARAASPIHFVNSRFPSTLILGGMADYMQPLDAGMDLLSAFVDAGAEVEFHYLHSQRHEFAMTPAMIDGVMAEVAFFYRRTLIDRAALEAEARAINPFARASSQREFVQMMAVAQPR
- a CDS encoding TetR/AcrR family transcriptional regulator, with the translated sequence MRRTTKQAVTSTIPEPSTSAEVDSADDDMVNVRRRQGRAVATRRKILDAALREFATQGFDGATTRSIADRAGVPHGLVIYHYETKLAVWQAVMELALGELHDQFVRTVDQLKGSDPEVVLRAVYGDFIRMSGARPELGWLFSYEVAGQSNRLHWLLNRIRSQDLEYTLDLIRQLQAAGRFVDGDPAHLHFLFIGAATRIFGLAPEIEHHVGVSPFDKDFIERHVELCLSLFFRPSTAKPSSARVARKRSTQ